In Populus nigra chromosome 1, ddPopNigr1.1, whole genome shotgun sequence, one genomic interval encodes:
- the LOC133678722 gene encoding E3 ubiquitin-protein ligase RHF2A — translation MEGIEERKKKSEAHLTVSAAAFVEGGIQEACDDACSICLENFCDSDPSTVTSCKHEFHLQCILEWCQRSSQCPMCWQPISLKDPMSQELLEAVEQERSFRLNPSRNATIFHHPALGDFELQHLPAGANDAELEERLIQHLTAAAAMGRRRISRREGQRNRSSAQGRPQFLVLSSQPNGSPAGSISSSPTQREGEPVSAITIATPSSQPLESSLQPITPLSSEALADPCSASASGSSFTNQHANSMDNRSPNQSSPNSQDRAGPSDLQSFSESIKSKFNAVSMRYKESISKSTRGWKERFFTRNTTMADLGSEVRREVNAGIATVSRMMEHLETRDDSRTGTSSVSNSVDGSVAESNSQQPEVGTVNATSDPNTKEQASHAASSGSV, via the exons ATGGAG GGAATtgaagagaggaagaagaagagtgaaGCACATTTAACAGTATCTGCTGCAGCTTTCGTCGAAGGAGGGATACAGGAAGCGTGTGATGATGCTTGCAGTATTTGCCTGGAAAACTTCTGCGACAGTGATCCCTCAACT gTGACCAGTTGCAAGCATGAGTTCCACCTCCAGTGCATTCTTGAAtg GTGTCAAAGGAGTTCCCAGTGCCCTATGTGTTGGCAACCCATCAGTTTGAAGGATCCCATGAG TCAGGAATTACTTGAGGCTGTAGAACAGGAGAGGAGTTTTAGGTTAAATCCATCAAGAAATGCCACCATATTTCATCATCCAGCCCTTGGGGACTTTGAATTACAGCAT TTGCCAGCGGGTGCAAATGATGCTGAACTTGAAGAGCGTTTAATACAGCACTTAACTGCTGCTGCGGCAATGGGGCGGCGTCGTATTTCTAGAAGGGAAGGGCAGCGGAACAGGTCATCAGCTCAAGGTCGTCCACAGTTCCTAGTACTCTCAAGTCAACCTAATGGATCCCCTGCTGGTTCAATTTCTTCCTCCCCAACTCAGAGAGAAGGTGAACCTGTTTCTGCAATCACAATAGCAACACCATCTTCCCAACCACTTGAATCTTCTCTACAACCAATCACACCACTGTCTTCTGAAGCCCTGGCTGATCCATGTTCTGCTTCAGCTTCTGGATCCAGTTTTACCAATCAACATGCAAATTCCATGGACAATAG ATCTCCTAATCAGTCTTCTCCAAATAGTCAAGACAGAGCAGGGCCGTCAGACCTTCAGTCATTTTCAGAGTCTATCAAATCCAAATTCAATGCAGTGTCAATGAG ATATAAAGAGTCGATTTCAAAGAGTACTAGGGGATGGAAAGAGAGATTTTTCACTCGCAATACTACCATGGCAGATCTAGGTTCTGAAGTTAGAAGAGAGGTCAATGCTGGAATTGCGACAGTATCTCGCATGATGGAGCATCTAGAAACCAGAGATGATAGTAGAACTGGCACCTCTTCTGTATCAAACAGTGTAGACGGTTCAGTTGCAGAATCTAACAGTCAGCAACCGGAGGTTGGTACTGTCAATGCAACAAGTGATCCCAATACTAAAGAGCAAGCTTCACATGCTGCAAGTTCTGGCTCAGTTTAA